A genomic window from Wolbachia pipientis includes:
- the rpsR gene encoding 30S ribosomal protein S18 produces MMKRRNSFNNSYVSVNNRTGFRRSKVCPLATSKDEDIDYKNTDLLSKFTSDYGRILPRRLTGVCAKKQRKLRLAIIRARFLALVPYCTKKV; encoded by the coding sequence ATGATGAAAAGACGAAATAGTTTTAATAATTCTTACGTATCTGTAAATAATAGGACTGGCTTTAGGCGTTCTAAAGTTTGCCCTCTTGCTACGTCTAAAGATGAAGACATAGATTATAAGAATACAGATTTATTATCCAAGTTTACCTCTGACTATGGTAGGATATTACCTAGAAGATTAACAGGCGTATGTGCAAAAAAACAAAGGAAGTTACGCTTAGCGATCATAAGGGCACGTTTTTTAGCTCTTGTTCCTTACTGTACTAAAAAAGTTTAG